In Apteryx mantelli isolate bAptMan1 chromosome 16, bAptMan1.hap1, whole genome shotgun sequence, a single genomic region encodes these proteins:
- the NDUFB6 gene encoding NADH dehydrogenase [ubiquinone] 1 beta subcomplex subunit 6 produces the protein MGGFSADEKLRLQQLRALRRRWLRDQELSEREPVLPRRQLGPVAAFWERFLQPGGLWRLQVFRAYQASTFAITRFLIPAWIVLYYVKYHVMKTPYGAVESNPRIFPGDRILETGEVFPPLKEEPGGHH, from the exons atGGGTGGCTTCAGCGCGGATGAgaagctgcggctgcagcagCTCCGTGCCCTGCGGCGCCGCTGGCTGCGGGACCAGGAGCTCAGCGAGCGGGAGCCCGTCCTGCCCCGGCGGCAGCTCGGGCCCGTGGCCGCCTTCTGGGAGCGCTTCCTGCAGCCCGGCGGCCTGTGGCGGCTCCAG GTTTTCAGGGCGTACCAAGCCAGCACCTTCGCCATAACGCGGTTCCTGATCCCTGCCTGGATCGTCCTCTACTACGTCAAGTACCACGTTATG AAAACGCCGTATGGTGCTGTTGAATCAAATCCACGGATATTCCCA GGGGACAGAATTTTAGAGACAGGAGAAGTTTTTCCACCCCTGAAAGAAGAACCTGGTGGTCACCACTGA